One window of Pseudacidobacterium ailaaui genomic DNA carries:
- a CDS encoding vitamin K epoxide reductase family protein: MRVLLVLFALVGITVSTLALRVHYSTDVQPCDINAHWDCGIVNHSRYSVVHGVPVAAFGMAGYAVIALLALMRRYGLALAAAIVGLAYSLHLTSIEARVLQVWCLYCVISQIIIAVITLLAVLAVFRHRSVRG; encoded by the coding sequence ATGCGCGTCCTCCTCGTCCTTTTTGCCCTTGTCGGAATCACTGTTTCCACGCTGGCGCTCCGCGTCCACTATTCGACAGACGTCCAGCCATGCGACATCAATGCGCACTGGGACTGTGGGATTGTCAACCACAGCCGCTATTCGGTCGTGCACGGTGTCCCGGTGGCGGCCTTCGGCATGGCCGGATATGCGGTCATCGCGCTTCTTGCGCTGATGCGCCGTTACGGGCTTGCGCTGGCAGCGGCAATTGTCGGGCTGGCTTACTCGTTGCATCTGACCAGCATCGAGGCGCGGGTCCTTCAGGTGTGGTGTCTTTACTGCGTGATCTCACAGATCATCATCGCTGTGATTACGCTGCTGGCGGTCCTGGCGGTCT
- a CDS encoding outer membrane beta-barrel protein — MLLFRSFFFVFGAILALGFSGVPAHAQTDVAVSGYGAFSGTSEGNGTVQSPSNAAGFLLELRHISNPLVGYELNYSWNRATQNYNDIESIRASAHQVGADWIVSFPVLMLKPFVLAGGGLVFFRPDGDQPDSRSETKPVFVYGAGVDWTVVPHLGLRFQYRGNLYHAPDLTHAFSSTGAFMHTAEPMIGAYLRF; from the coding sequence GTGCTGCTTTTTCGCTCCTTTTTCTTCGTTTTCGGCGCAATCTTAGCCCTGGGCTTTTCAGGGGTCCCAGCCCATGCCCAGACCGACGTCGCCGTGAGCGGTTATGGGGCCTTCAGCGGAACGTCAGAAGGCAATGGGACTGTGCAAAGCCCTTCCAATGCAGCAGGCTTTTTGCTGGAACTGCGCCACATCTCCAATCCGCTGGTCGGATACGAGCTGAACTACTCCTGGAACCGCGCCACCCAGAACTATAACGACATTGAAAGCATCCGGGCCAGCGCACACCAGGTGGGTGCAGACTGGATCGTGTCGTTTCCTGTCCTCATGCTCAAACCGTTTGTGCTGGCTGGCGGCGGCCTGGTCTTCTTCCGCCCCGATGGAGACCAGCCGGACAGCCGGAGCGAGACCAAACCGGTCTTTGTCTATGGAGCAGGTGTGGACTGGACCGTGGTCCCGCACCTTGGGCTGCGCTTTCAGTATCGCGGGAACCTGTATCATGCCCCTGACCTGACGCACGCCTTCTCGTCTACTGGCGCATTCATGCACACCGCAGAGCCAATGATCGGGGCATATCTGCGGTTCTGA
- a CDS encoding elongation factor G, which translates to MKTYSGSEIRNVAVVGHAHSGKTTLVSALLHAANMTSSPEPVTAYDEEEAARGTTMLNAVAFAEWSGVKINFIDTPGFHMFVHEARCAMLPVESALVVVNAANGPEAITDRVWSYADEFNLPRVAVINQMDHPRAEWQKSLEAMRERYGRHLVPVQLPVVDSEGFRGIVDLVTMEAFLYQPNGDGHGRIADIPPTMAQQAQKAHEALVELVAEGKDELMEEFFAEGTIPEQHLITALHEAIREDRIFPVLFASGGTNVATDHLLDFLKVYAPAPIEREPVAARAVLQAVAAHGNGSVSENNPEIVMRHMKDDEPLALYIYKTMSDPFAGRISFFKVFSGHLRNDAVVMNYSRKGTEKFSHLSIMQGRTLVPVGELHAGDLGAVAKLKDTFTGDTLGEKGHEIFLDPVGLPEPAMTYAIEPKTRADEDKLAPAMHKLMEEDLLVRFYRDPQTSEFLIAGAGQPHIEALVSKLRKRYHTEVTLKSPKVPYRETIRGRAEAQGRHKKQTGGHGQYGDCKIRMEPLPRGAGFEFVNDIFGGAIPRQFIPAVEKGIQEAAARGYLAGYPVVDFKVTLCDGSYHEVDSNELSFKLAGRLAFRKCMEQAKPVLLEPIMRVEIEAPESCAGTLMGDLNQRRGRVQGMEGRGPTTVIRAEVPMAEMLTYGQSLTSMTQGQGTFHMEMDHYDIVPQPLADKIIANAKRPQEEAEE; encoded by the coding sequence ATGAAGACCTATTCGGGAAGTGAGATCCGCAACGTAGCTGTAGTGGGGCATGCGCACAGCGGAAAGACCACGCTCGTCTCCGCTCTGCTGCATGCCGCAAATATGACGTCCTCTCCGGAACCCGTAACTGCTTATGACGAAGAAGAAGCCGCCCGTGGCACCACCATGCTGAATGCCGTGGCCTTTGCCGAGTGGAGTGGCGTGAAGATCAACTTTATAGATACTCCTGGTTTTCATATGTTTGTGCATGAAGCGCGGTGCGCCATGCTTCCTGTGGAATCAGCGCTCGTCGTGGTGAATGCGGCCAATGGTCCTGAGGCCATCACGGACCGCGTATGGAGCTATGCCGATGAATTCAATCTTCCGCGTGTGGCTGTGATCAACCAGATGGACCATCCGCGTGCCGAGTGGCAGAAGTCACTTGAAGCCATGCGCGAACGCTATGGACGACATCTTGTTCCTGTGCAACTGCCTGTTGTGGACTCTGAAGGATTTCGCGGAATTGTAGACCTGGTAACCATGGAGGCATTTCTCTATCAGCCAAACGGCGACGGACACGGCAGGATTGCCGACATTCCGCCCACCATGGCACAGCAAGCACAGAAGGCACACGAGGCCCTGGTGGAACTGGTGGCCGAGGGCAAAGATGAATTGATGGAAGAGTTCTTTGCCGAGGGCACGATTCCTGAACAGCACCTGATTACCGCACTGCACGAGGCCATTCGCGAAGACCGCATCTTCCCCGTACTCTTTGCCAGCGGAGGAACGAACGTTGCTACAGACCATCTGCTGGATTTCCTGAAGGTCTATGCGCCCGCCCCGATTGAGCGCGAGCCGGTGGCCGCGCGCGCCGTCCTGCAGGCCGTGGCTGCGCACGGGAATGGAAGCGTGAGCGAGAATAATCCGGAAATTGTGATGCGGCACATGAAGGATGATGAGCCACTGGCACTCTATATCTACAAGACCATGAGCGATCCCTTTGCAGGCCGCATTTCCTTCTTCAAGGTCTTCTCCGGACACCTCAGGAACGATGCGGTTGTCATGAACTATTCACGCAAGGGGACGGAAAAGTTTTCGCACCTTTCCATCATGCAGGGACGCACGCTTGTTCCCGTAGGGGAACTGCACGCCGGCGACCTGGGCGCCGTGGCCAAGCTGAAAGACACTTTCACCGGAGACACTCTGGGAGAAAAAGGACACGAAATTTTTCTGGATCCGGTAGGCCTGCCCGAACCAGCCATGACCTACGCCATTGAGCCGAAAACACGCGCCGATGAAGACAAACTCGCACCCGCCATGCACAAGCTGATGGAAGAGGACCTTCTGGTGCGCTTCTACCGTGATCCGCAAACGAGCGAGTTTTTGATTGCCGGGGCCGGACAACCACATATCGAAGCGCTGGTTTCCAAACTACGCAAGCGTTACCACACGGAGGTGACACTGAAGTCTCCCAAGGTGCCGTATCGAGAGACCATCCGCGGACGCGCCGAGGCACAGGGACGACACAAGAAACAAACCGGCGGCCATGGCCAGTATGGTGATTGCAAAATCCGGATGGAGCCGCTGCCCCGCGGTGCCGGATTTGAATTTGTCAATGACATCTTCGGCGGGGCCATTCCGCGTCAGTTTATCCCGGCCGTAGAAAAGGGGATCCAGGAGGCAGCTGCGCGCGGATATTTGGCAGGCTATCCCGTGGTGGACTTCAAGGTGACGCTCTGCGATGGCAGCTATCACGAAGTGGACTCCAACGAACTCTCCTTCAAGCTGGCCGGAAGACTTGCCTTCCGCAAATGCATGGAGCAGGCAAAGCCCGTGCTGCTGGAGCCGATCATGCGCGTGGAAATTGAGGCACCAGAATCCTGCGCAGGTACCCTCATGGGCGACCTGAACCAGCGGCGCGGCCGCGTGCAGGGAATGGAAGGCCGAGGCCCCACAACCGTGATCCGCGCCGAAGTGCCGATGGCAGAGATGTTGACCTACGGCCAGAGTCTGACTTCCATGACCCAGGGGCAGGGCACCTTCCATATGGAAATGGACCACTACGACATCGTGCCGCAACCGCTTGCGGACAAGATCATCGCGAATGCCAAAAGACCGCAGGAGGAGGCCGAAGAGTAA
- a CDS encoding GH39 family glycosyl hydrolase, with the protein MRKLRCVLSSIVLAGFLPGALAQREITADLSHITGPHTKVPLMVVGAGRANEGLRADWQEQLADVQQNIGFRYIRMHGLLCDDMGVYSEDKDGRPMYNFQYIDALYDALLRLKIRPFVEIGFTPSKLASGPETIFWWKGNTTPPKDPVRWAALIRALVAHWRERYGENEIQTWYYEIWNEPDLTGFFHGTLEQYLSLYKTTAEAIKAECPSCRVGGPASAMPFRYEQELVKYCAANHVPIDFVSSHAYGVKQGYLDENGNAGTVLDPSPDAVSGRMQESRELLQHSPLPKLQLHFTEWSSAYTPSDPIHDQYHQASFILDKIKRASPYVDSMSYWTFTDIFEEAGPRFTPFHGGFGLINDQGIHKPSFYAYEYLARLGDEDVSDTDPQSWVTKSGDKQVQALFWDYSPEVPPQGENDQTYYKKGLPARDKGTVHLVLQHLPDGRYARQIYRIGYGMNDAYSDYLALGAPSQLTPAQVRFLKEKDSGAPVMEDLITVTDGSYTADFPMRTNDVYLVVLSRVSE; encoded by the coding sequence GTGCGCAAGCTGCGTTGTGTTCTCTCCTCGATCGTTCTGGCTGGTTTTCTTCCTGGCGCCTTGGCCCAGCGCGAAATTACCGCAGATTTGTCCCATATCACGGGCCCACATACAAAAGTGCCGCTCATGGTCGTCGGCGCCGGACGCGCAAATGAAGGGCTGCGCGCAGACTGGCAGGAGCAACTGGCCGACGTGCAGCAGAACATCGGGTTTCGCTACATCCGGATGCACGGGCTGCTCTGCGATGACATGGGCGTCTATTCGGAAGACAAGGATGGCCGTCCAATGTACAACTTTCAGTACATTGACGCGCTTTACGATGCGCTGCTGCGGCTGAAGATCCGGCCCTTTGTCGAGATCGGCTTTACTCCCTCCAAGCTGGCCAGCGGCCCTGAAACCATCTTCTGGTGGAAAGGCAATACAACCCCACCCAAAGACCCGGTACGGTGGGCCGCATTGATCCGCGCCCTCGTAGCACACTGGCGTGAACGCTATGGCGAGAACGAGATCCAGACCTGGTACTACGAAATTTGGAATGAGCCCGACCTGACCGGCTTCTTCCACGGCACACTTGAACAATATCTAAGCCTCTACAAGACCACGGCTGAGGCCATCAAGGCCGAGTGTCCCAGCTGTCGCGTAGGCGGACCCGCCTCGGCCATGCCCTTCCGCTATGAGCAGGAACTGGTGAAGTATTGTGCAGCCAATCATGTCCCCATCGATTTTGTTTCTTCGCACGCCTATGGCGTAAAGCAGGGCTATCTCGATGAGAACGGGAATGCAGGCACAGTGCTCGATCCTTCGCCGGACGCAGTCAGTGGGCGCATGCAGGAATCACGTGAGCTGTTGCAACACTCCCCACTGCCGAAGCTGCAGCTGCACTTTACGGAATGGAGTTCAGCCTATACGCCCAGCGACCCGATACATGACCAGTATCATCAGGCCAGTTTTATCCTGGACAAAATCAAACGTGCCTCGCCTTACGTGGATTCCATGTCCTACTGGACCTTCACGGATATTTTTGAAGAGGCCGGGCCGCGCTTCACCCCCTTTCACGGCGGTTTCGGCCTAATCAACGATCAGGGAATCCACAAGCCGTCCTTTTATGCCTATGAATATCTGGCGCGCCTCGGCGATGAAGACGTCTCCGACACTGACCCGCAGTCCTGGGTAACCAAGTCTGGCGACAAACAAGTGCAGGCTCTCTTCTGGGACTACTCGCCCGAGGTCCCCCCACAAGGCGAGAATGATCAGACCTATTACAAAAAAGGGTTACCCGCGCGCGACAAGGGCACGGTGCATCTTGTGCTCCAGCACCTGCCGGATGGCCGCTACGCGCGCCAGATCTATCGCATCGGGTATGGCATGAACGATGCGTACAGCGATTATCTGGCGCTGGGTGCACCGTCTCAGCTGACTCCGGCGCAGGTGCGTTTCCTCAAAGAGAAGGACAGCGGCGCCCCTGTCATGGAGGACCTTATCACAGTTACTGACGGCAGCTATACCGCAGATTTTCCCATGCGCACGAACGATGTCTATCTTGTGGTACTCAGCAGAGTTTCTGAGTGA
- the trxB gene encoding thioredoxin-disulfide reductase — protein MSDNIRDTVILGSGCSGLTAAIYTARANLKPLVLEGHEPGGQLSITTLVENFPGFPEGIQGPQLIENMKQQAARFGAEFRMAHLVSADLSRRPFALNIGSETLHTRTLIIASGASARWLGLPSEQALIGHGVSSCATCDGFFFSGKEIAVIGGGDSAMEEALFLTRFATKVYLIHRRDHFRASRIMLDRAMAHPKIQLVTNTVVEEVLGVEEKEVKGLRLRNTATGQESILHVSGMFLGIGHEPNAKMFAGQLDLDEDGYIKTQNYVLTRVPGVYACGDVQDRRYRQAITAAGTGCMAALEVEKYLEEHGR, from the coding sequence ATGTCTGACAATATTCGCGATACCGTCATTCTTGGTTCCGGCTGCTCCGGACTCACGGCCGCCATCTACACGGCGCGCGCCAACCTGAAACCGCTCGTGCTGGAGGGCCACGAACCTGGAGGGCAGCTCTCGATCACCACGCTGGTGGAGAATTTCCCCGGGTTCCCCGAAGGCATCCAGGGGCCGCAACTGATTGAAAACATGAAACAGCAGGCGGCCCGCTTCGGCGCTGAGTTCCGCATGGCACACCTGGTTTCTGCCGACCTTTCCAGGCGGCCCTTTGCGCTGAACATCGGCAGTGAGACCCTGCACACGCGTACGCTGATCATCGCGAGCGGTGCCTCGGCGCGCTGGTTGGGGCTGCCTTCAGAGCAGGCCCTGATCGGGCACGGTGTCAGCTCCTGCGCCACCTGTGACGGCTTCTTTTTTTCAGGAAAAGAGATTGCTGTCATCGGCGGGGGCGATTCGGCGATGGAAGAGGCGCTTTTCCTGACGCGCTTTGCCACCAAGGTCTATCTCATTCACCGTCGTGACCACTTCCGCGCCTCGCGCATTATGCTGGACCGTGCCATGGCGCATCCCAAGATCCAGCTCGTCACCAATACGGTGGTGGAAGAGGTCCTTGGCGTTGAAGAAAAAGAGGTGAAAGGGCTGCGCCTACGCAACACGGCCACGGGCCAGGAAAGCATTCTGCATGTGAGCGGAATGTTTCTCGGCATCGGACATGAACCAAACGCAAAGATGTTTGCCGGGCAGCTTGATCTGGATGAAGACGGCTACATCAAAACACAGAATTACGTTTTGACCCGTGTCCCCGGCGTCTATGCCTGCGGAGACGTCCAGGACCGCCGCTACCGTCAGGCCATAACCGCTGCCGGGACCGGCTGCATGGCTGCGTTAGAGGTGGAAAAGTATCTGGAAGAGCACGGCAGATAA
- a CDS encoding IPT/TIG domain-containing protein, with product MFRRSLPSLAVCALFLAPQAAFCGGPRWVAGSGYFDPSVKGRPVVWKNGAVSYYLDRGDLSPSTDSGQAAAMVAAAASAWNQVATAAVNLSPGGLLDEDVNGSNVFLNSDGALQMPADIQSTATGKPVAIVFDADGAVINTLLGPGASDPSDCRDNGVITLVDNLGTDATIRHALMVLNGLCAGNRGQLAVMQYQIMRGFGRILGLDWSQANEEDFASHNITSDDLAGWPIMHPVEYLCQFSSAFCSPDLSALRYDDIAALNRLYPVTAANISSFPGKVLTAPATISLQGTIHFRNGQGMQGVNVVLRPVLPGTNLPDVRYTVTAVSGAFFQGNAPNPVNGAVDTQGDPVNEYGSDDASLEGWFDLSGVPLPAGTNIADYQLSFEAINPLYAANNSVGPYQKGQVTPSGTMPVILLHGLTAGTQTVEDIVIQDSANQQYSGDDGTETAPARIPPSGEWTGRITGYGHTAWFDWPVRPYRELTVEAQALDEDGRPTLNKAQVVLGAWNGSDAPGSAPVSGTSQAFNGAQTGLTTLSVATVAPGHLRLGIADARGDGRPDYLYHARLLYADSVTPTRISLAGGPITIRGVGFRPNAVVTVNGVRAVVTGVTPTEITAIAPPANGKTGVVLLTVSDPQTLGVTAIQDGLSYDALGGDALGIVTAPYGPVGLGVWTPFTVKALAADGQTPAAGVIVTFSVTNGAAVLGCGQPVCSVLSGGDGLASINVAANTLSSAQVTASLSDDASVMTEFTGSGTPVIAALTPNLYIAADASFLWAPQAEVLNNGTPVSGQQVNWSASTGAVAAMASSTSNAGGTATGQINVGPLAAGTDVPVSACLSPGPQCAAFHIYAVHSGLAQLTAVSGAGQSLSASQTPAPVVLRVTDAAGHPMAAAIVTFYETLVQWTPDCPAQGRCPSAPTLATQAVQASSGADGLVTLVPVTGNGVPTRLYVTAATGNATSLSFEIEQHP from the coding sequence ATGTTCCGTCGGTCCCTGCCAAGCCTTGCCGTCTGTGCCCTGTTTCTGGCCCCACAGGCCGCCTTCTGCGGAGGCCCGCGCTGGGTCGCAGGCTCGGGCTATTTTGATCCTTCAGTCAAAGGACGGCCTGTCGTCTGGAAAAACGGGGCCGTTTCCTACTACCTTGATCGGGGAGATTTAAGCCCGTCCACAGACTCCGGGCAGGCGGCCGCCATGGTGGCCGCAGCCGCGTCTGCATGGAACCAGGTGGCCACAGCCGCGGTCAACCTTTCGCCGGGCGGACTGCTGGACGAAGACGTGAACGGCAGCAATGTTTTTCTCAATTCTGACGGCGCCCTTCAGATGCCGGCAGACATACAGTCCACCGCAACCGGCAAACCTGTAGCGATTGTCTTTGATGCGGACGGGGCCGTCATCAATACACTGCTTGGACCGGGAGCCAGCGATCCTTCTGACTGCCGCGACAATGGCGTGATCACGCTTGTAGACAATCTCGGTACAGATGCCACGATCCGGCACGCGCTGATGGTGCTCAATGGCCTCTGCGCGGGCAATCGTGGACAACTGGCCGTCATGCAATACCAAATCATGCGTGGCTTTGGTCGCATTCTCGGGCTGGACTGGTCCCAGGCCAATGAAGAAGACTTCGCCAGCCACAACATCACGTCCGACGACCTGGCCGGATGGCCCATCATGCATCCGGTTGAGTATCTCTGCCAGTTTTCCAGTGCTTTCTGCTCGCCCGACTTGAGCGCCCTGCGCTATGACGACATCGCCGCACTGAACCGGCTGTATCCGGTAACGGCGGCAAACATCAGCAGTTTCCCCGGAAAGGTCCTGACAGCACCTGCAACCATTTCCCTCCAGGGCACCATCCATTTCCGCAATGGACAAGGAATGCAGGGCGTGAATGTGGTCCTGCGTCCTGTCCTGCCAGGGACCAATCTCCCCGATGTTCGTTATACCGTCACCGCAGTCAGTGGTGCGTTCTTCCAGGGCAATGCCCCAAACCCGGTGAATGGCGCTGTGGATACGCAGGGAGATCCGGTCAATGAGTACGGCAGCGATGATGCCTCTCTGGAGGGCTGGTTTGATCTGAGCGGGGTCCCTCTGCCGGCGGGCACAAACATTGCAGATTATCAACTCAGCTTTGAAGCAATCAATCCGCTGTATGCTGCCAACAACTCTGTGGGTCCGTATCAAAAGGGCCAGGTGACTCCCTCTGGCACAATGCCGGTCATCCTGCTCCATGGCCTGACCGCGGGGACCCAAACTGTGGAAGACATTGTGATTCAGGACTCTGCCAACCAGCAGTACAGCGGAGACGACGGCACGGAGACGGCCCCGGCGCGGATACCGCCAAGTGGAGAATGGACCGGCCGCATCACTGGATATGGCCATACCGCATGGTTTGACTGGCCGGTGCGTCCCTACCGTGAGCTGACGGTGGAGGCCCAGGCGCTCGACGAAGACGGAAGGCCCACCCTGAACAAAGCGCAGGTCGTATTGGGTGCGTGGAATGGCTCGGATGCCCCGGGGTCTGCTCCCGTCAGCGGTACATCACAGGCATTCAACGGAGCACAAACCGGGCTGACGACGCTCTCGGTGGCCACCGTGGCCCCCGGTCATCTCCGTCTGGGGATAGCAGATGCACGCGGTGATGGGCGTCCGGATTATCTTTACCACGCCCGCCTGCTCTATGCAGATTCAGTCACCCCGACCCGTATCTCTTTGGCGGGCGGTCCCATTACGATTCGCGGTGTCGGCTTCCGCCCCAATGCCGTCGTCACCGTCAATGGGGTCCGCGCTGTGGTCACTGGAGTTACACCCACTGAAATCACGGCGATCGCCCCTCCCGCCAACGGGAAAACAGGTGTGGTCCTGCTCACCGTAAGCGACCCGCAGACGCTGGGTGTGACTGCGATCCAGGACGGCCTGAGCTATGACGCACTCGGCGGAGATGCCCTGGGAATTGTCACAGCACCCTACGGCCCGGTAGGCCTTGGCGTCTGGACACCGTTTACGGTAAAGGCGCTGGCGGCCGACGGCCAGACGCCCGCCGCCGGCGTTATCGTAACGTTTTCAGTGACAAACGGCGCGGCGGTGCTCGGTTGTGGTCAGCCTGTCTGTTCGGTGCTTTCAGGCGGAGATGGGCTGGCTTCCATCAACGTAGCGGCAAATACCCTCTCCTCTGCGCAGGTAACGGCCTCTCTCAGCGATGACGCAAGCGTCATGACGGAATTTACCGGCAGTGGAACGCCGGTCATCGCCGCACTTACGCCCAATCTGTACATCGCTGCCGATGCCTCTTTTCTCTGGGCCCCGCAGGCCGAGGTGCTGAACAACGGGACCCCTGTGTCCGGGCAGCAGGTAAACTGGTCGGCCAGTACCGGGGCCGTCGCAGCGATGGCCTCCAGCACCAGCAATGCAGGCGGCACAGCAACTGGACAAATCAACGTCGGCCCGCTTGCAGCCGGTACAGATGTTCCTGTCTCTGCCTGCCTCTCTCCAGGTCCACAGTGCGCTGCTTTTCATATTTACGCAGTACATTCTGGGCTTGCACAACTCACCGCAGTCAGCGGAGCAGGCCAATCACTCAGTGCCAGCCAAACGCCAGCGCCAGTGGTACTGCGTGTGACCGATGCAGCAGGGCATCCCATGGCCGCGGCGATCGTCACCTTTTACGAAACGCTGGTCCAGTGGACCCCTGACTGCCCGGCACAGGGACGCTGCCCGTCGGCCCCTACGCTTGCCACGCAGGCCGTCCAGGCCTCATCTGGAGCAGACGGATTGGTTACACTGGTACCAGTGACCGGCAATGGAGTTCCCACGCGGTTATACGTGACCGCCGCGACCGGCAATGCAACCTCACTCAGCTTCGAGATTGAACAACATCCATAA
- a CDS encoding NAD(P)/FAD-dependent oxidoreductase — MAAELIPAIAEGRRPRVLILGAGFAGLHAAKGLARLPVDITVVDRRNHHTFQPLLYQVALAVLSPADIATPIRSILRKHKNIEVLMDEAIRIDKQRRAVQMKSGVEMEYDYLVVATGSTHSYFGHDDWAHVAPGLKTVEDATEIRRRVLLAFELAERQMLETGSHPPLNFVVIGGGPTGVELAGAISDIAKLYMRHDFRHIDPAKARVLILEGGPRILAAYPEDLSRKAVEQLNALGVEVHTGAQVTDVQPGYVVVGGQRLDSVVTLWAAGVQASPLGKLLEVETDRRGCVLVNATLNPPGHPEIFVCGDLAHFEQDGKQVPGVAQPAMQMGDHVARMVEQDLKGTARSAFHYFDKGDMATIGRMAAVAKIEWPFKAHWSGFMAWITWLTIHIFFLIGFRNRIFVFWEWAWTYFTFTHGARLITGSQELPGWTEQQGVSGPEAGLPVDPTSPEFHAALSAPRGKA, encoded by the coding sequence ATGGCTGCAGAACTGATTCCAGCAATTGCGGAAGGACGGCGTCCACGCGTGCTGATCCTGGGTGCCGGGTTTGCCGGACTCCACGCCGCAAAGGGCCTGGCCAGGCTTCCGGTAGACATCACCGTGGTGGACCGCCGCAATCATCACACCTTCCAGCCGCTGCTCTATCAGGTGGCTCTTGCGGTCCTGTCCCCCGCAGACATCGCCACGCCCATCCGCAGCATTCTGCGCAAGCACAAAAACATCGAAGTGCTCATGGATGAGGCCATCCGGATTGATAAGCAGCGCCGCGCAGTCCAGATGAAAAGCGGTGTGGAAATGGAATATGACTATCTGGTCGTTGCCACCGGTTCCACGCATTCCTACTTCGGGCATGATGACTGGGCGCACGTGGCCCCCGGGTTAAAGACCGTTGAAGACGCTACAGAAATCCGTCGGCGCGTGCTGCTGGCCTTTGAGCTGGCCGAGCGGCAGATGCTGGAGACAGGCTCCCATCCTCCTCTGAACTTTGTCGTCATCGGAGGCGGTCCTACCGGCGTCGAGCTGGCCGGGGCCATCTCCGACATTGCCAAACTCTATATGCGGCATGATTTCCGCCATATTGATCCAGCAAAGGCCCGGGTGCTGATTCTTGAAGGCGGCCCTCGCATTCTGGCTGCCTATCCAGAGGACCTCTCCCGCAAGGCGGTCGAGCAGTTGAATGCCCTTGGTGTTGAGGTCCACACCGGTGCGCAGGTCACTGACGTGCAGCCGGGATATGTGGTGGTTGGCGGCCAGCGGCTGGATTCTGTGGTCACACTCTGGGCCGCCGGAGTGCAGGCCTCTCCGCTGGGCAAGCTGCTGGAGGTCGAAACCGACCGCCGCGGATGCGTCCTGGTCAATGCAACCCTGAATCCTCCCGGACATCCTGAAATCTTTGTCTGCGGCGACCTTGCCCATTTTGAGCAGGACGGAAAGCAGGTCCCCGGCGTGGCCCAGCCCGCGATGCAGATGGGCGACCATGTGGCGCGTATGGTGGAACAGGATTTGAAAGGAACGGCCCGCAGCGCTTTTCACTATTTCGATAAAGGTGATATGGCGACCATCGGCCGCATGGCCGCTGTGGCCAAAATTGAATGGCCCTTCAAAGCGCACTGGAGTGGCTTCATGGCCTGGATCACCTGGCTGACCATCCACATCTTCTTCCTCATCGGATTCAGAAACCGCATCTTCGTCTTCTGGGAGTGGGCCTGGACCTACTTCACCTTCACGCATGGTGCGCGCCTGATCACAGGAAGCCAGGAATTGCCGGGATGGACCGAGCAACAGGGCGTTTCCGGGCCCGAAGCAGGCCTGCCTGTCGATCCCACTTCTCCGGAATTCCACGCGGCCCTTTCCGCTCCCCGGGGAAAGGCATAA